The Sulfolobus sp. A20 genomic interval GAGTTAGACCGGAAGCCCCAGGCTTTCGCCTGGAACCCCCGAGCTGTAACTCTACCCCACGGATTGCCTCCAGGGAGGCTGCGCTAGGACGCATTTCGGGGGGAACTAGCTATCACCGAGCTAGATTGGTCTTTCGCCCCTAGACCGGGGTCAGGGGAACGAATTGCACGTCAGAACCCCTATTCGGCCCTCCAGCGGGGTTTCCCCCGCCTTCGGCCTGCCCCGGCCTAGATCGCCCGGTTTCTAGCCTCACACCAGTGACTCCAGACCCTGACAGATCCCGTCCCTCACCCGGTTTCCCGGGTTGCGGACGTTCGGTTTCCCTACGCCTTCAGGGTTTAATCCCCTTAGGCTCGCCACTGATGTGAGCTCCCCGGCCCGTGTTTCAAGACGAAAGGTAGGACCCTGGTCCTCTTCCCTCGTACTGGGGACTCGCGTCCCTTTCCTTCGGGAAGACTCATCCCTTTTGAGCCCTACCCTACTATGACCAGCCGGTTTCAGGCTCTTTTCACCCCCCTTCCGGGGTGCTTTTCAGCTTTCCCTCACGGTACTTAGTTCGCTATCGGTCTCGGGACGTATTTAGCCTTAGAGGCACGTGTCCCCTAGCTTCCCACCCCCAAACTAGGGGATGGTACTCTGCTCCTAGCCACCCACCACCTACCTTTTGCCTACGGGGCTTTCACCCTCTATGGCCCCCCATTCCAGGGGAGTTCGGCTAGGTAGGACCGGTGGGCTGGCTTTAAACCAAGCTAGGAGCCACAACACCACATCCCCACTGGCTTATCGCCAGCAGGTTTGGTTTGGGCTCTCCCCCTTTCGGTCGCCCCTACTCAGGGGATCTCGGTTGATTTCTCCTCCTCCCCCTACTAAGATGTTTCCGTTCGGGGGGTTCCCGTACCCGAACTCTTAACGAGTCGGGTACGCCCCAAAAGGGGCAGGAGGTCCCATTAGGGGATCCCGGGATCAACGGCTGCATGCGCCTACCCCGGGCATTTCGCCGCTTGCCGCGCCCTTCGTCGGCGCCCGAGCCGAGCCATCCACCGGCTGGCTTGGTGCCCCTGATGCTGCCGATTCTAGACAGCCTTTCGGTCCTAAGCCAGCTTCATTGAGCCTTAAGGGTTAACCTTAAGGCCCTTTGCTCTTAGTTTCCCTCTTGGCCAAGAGGGAAACCGCATTAATAAAGGGAACCAAGGGTTTTATGGACCTCTAGCCCCCTAATTGATGCAGGGGAGCTTAGTGATGTGAGGTGATCCAGCCGCAGGTTCCCCTACGGCTACCTTGTTACGACTTCTCCCCCCTCGCAGGAAAAGGGTTCGACTCCCCACCCGATGGCAAGGAGCCTCACCCTTTTCCTACTCGGGTGGAGCGACGGGCGGTGAGTGCAAGGAGCAGGGACGTATTCACCGCACGTTGTTGACGTGCGGTTACTAGGGATTCCTCGTTCACGAGGGCGAGTTTCAGCCCTCGATCCCAACTGCGGCAGGGTTTAAGGGATTGCCTCCCCCTTTCGGGGTGGGATCCCGTTGTCCCTGCCATTGTAACCCGCGTGCGGCCCAGGGGTTTCGGGGCATGCTGACCTGCCGTGGCCCCCTCCTTCCTCCAGCTTACGCTGGCAGTCCCCCTAGTGTGGATCCGGTCCGGAGACCGGATTACCAACTAGGGGTGGGGGTCTCGCTCGTTGCCTGACTTAACAGGACATTTCACAACACGAGCTGGCGACGGCCATGCACCTCCTCTCCGCGAGTCAGGCAAGGTCGTTAGCCTGGCCGTCATCCTGCGGTCTCCCCTGGTGAGATTCCAGGCGTTGACTCCAATTGAGCCGCAGGTTCCACCCCTTGTGGTGCTCCCCCGCCTATTCCTTTAAGTTTCAGTCTTGCGACCGTACTCCCCAGGCGGCGGGCTTAACGGCTTCCCTGCGGCACCACATGGGCTCTAAGCCCATGTGACACCTAGCCCGCATCGTTTACAGCCGGGACTACAGGGGTATCTAATCCCTTTTGCTGCCCCGGCTTTCGCCCCTCACCGTCGGGCGCGTTCTAGCCAGCCGCTTTCGCCACTGGTGGTCCTCCCGGGATCTGAGGATTTCGCCCCTACTCCGGGAGTACCGCTGGCCTCTCCCGCCCCCTAGCCCGGCAGTATCACCCCCATTTCCCCGGTTGAGCCGGGGTCTTTAAAGGGTGACTTGCCGGGCCGGCTACGGGCGCTTTAGGCCCAGTAAGAGTCCCGACCACTCGCGGGGCTGGTATTACCGCGGCGGCTGACACCAGACTTGCCCCCCGCTTATTCCCCCGCCTTTATAGAGCGGGGAAAAGCCCCCTTACGGGGGCACTCGGGGTAGCGCCCTCACGCTTTCGCGCATTGGGGACGTTTCGCGCCTGGTGCACCCCGTAGGGCCTGGGCCCTTGTCTCAGTGCCCAACTGGGGGCTCCCGCTCTCACGGCCCCTACCCGTTATCGGCTTGGGGGGCCTTTACCCCCCCAACAACCTGATGGGCCGCAGCCCCATCCTGAGGCGCTTATGAGCGGGGACAGCCCATAAGCCTTTCAGCGAGGAACCGTTCCAGGCCTCCTCGCCTATGGGGGATTATCCCCAGTTTCCCGGGGTTATCCCCCTCCTCAGGGTAGGTTAGCCACGTGTTACTCAGCCGTCCGCCACGCCCCCTTCCCGGGAGCGTACGACTCCCATGGCTTATCCCTACCCCGATAGCGGTCGGGTCCGGCAGGATCAACCGGATTTAGGGGGCTAGAGGCTAACCACACCCTTGGTTCCCTTGTCAGAGGTAAGCTTTCCTGAGCTTAAGGAGCTCAGGGGGCTTACCCCTCCATGATAAGCGTTATCTTCCCCGGCGGGAGTGTTTGTCCCGCGGGGGCATCTGCATTATACATATTGTCATGAAATCCCATATAAATCTAACTTCTATATATTCCATCACTAATACGTGCGTTTTAGGATGGTTAATCATTTAAGGTAATTTGTTTTTCTTTGGTCTACTACTTTGTCTAAAAATTTTTTATTAGACTCCCTACTAAGAATTAAATAATTTTAAAATTTTCCCTCATTATACTTTAATATAGAAAAAAATTAAGGAAAAATATTGAAAACTTTCTAAGATGCAATACTTTATCTTTATTCTCTGTTTTTTATAGTTGGAGTAAAAAATCTGGTACTAGAATGAATTTGCTTAATGCTCGTAATGTCATACATTGTAGTAGGAAATATTGCTCGCAAGTTGACGTAATAAACTTTATAATTAAGACTTCATGACGATATTAGGATATTAATTCATTTATTTTAATATAAATTAAAACATTATGAATTAGAGGAGAATAAATTAGTAAGATAAGGACTCATTTTTAGTAAAATTGTTATTTATTTGGTGTAGAGAATATCACTTACAACTAGATTGCTGATGATTTTCCTAAGTTTAAATCCTCACGATGAATCACTCAGAGAGAAGGTCTGAATTATTAAATGACTAAAAACGTAAAGAATAAGCGAGGTGTAATAGTTTATAACTTCTGGGGGAGAATATGTATTCTGGGGGTGAAGTTGTTATTTGATGAAAGACCTAAAACGAGAAGACAAGAGCTATTCGATAGGGATATAGAAATAGAGGAGATAAAGAGTAGCATAAATAGACCTCTCCTAGTAATATCTGGAATCAGAAGAATAGGTAAAACGTCTACACTTTTAGTAGCATTAAACGAGCTAGGAAGAGATTACGTATTAATAGACTGTAGAAAGTTAAAGGAGAATTATGGTAGACAAGATTTGTATAATCTCTTCTCAAGTAGTTTTTCTACAATTATTGATAAGATAAAGGATTTACTCTCAAGGGTGAGAGGGGTAAGCATATTAGGAAATTCAATAGAATTTAGATGGAAAGGTAGAAATTCAGTCTCCTTAGCTGACTTGTTTGATCATCTAAACGAGAAAAAACTAATTATAGCAATAGATGAGTCACAAAAGTTAAGAGGACCATTATCAAATGAGGTAAGGGAAGCGATAGCTCACGCATATGATTATGACAGAAACTTAACCTTTATTTTGACCGGCTCTGAAATTGGCTTACTCTACGATTTTCTAGGCATAGAAGATAGAGAATCTCCGCTTTACGGAAGATACTATTATTCAATAAATCTTGACAGATTTAGGAGGGGGAAAGCAATCGAGTTCTTAAGAAAAGGTTTTGACGAAATATCTATGAAAGTTAATGATGAGATAATAGAGAAATTAGTAGAATTCTTTGACGGAATACCGGGTTGGCTTACCTTTGGGGCTAACAGATTTTTAGAGGGGAGAAAGATAGAAGAAGTAAGAGATATTGCAATTAATGTAGCCTTAAATGAGTTAGAGAACTTAATAGGAGCTAAGAGAAGGGTGTCGGAGATAGCAGGTAGAAGATATAAAAACACGTTAAAGTGCTTAGCATTGGGAGAGAATAGTTGGAGCAAATTACTCAATTGCTTGCAAAGAGCTGAAGGAAGCACTATATCTAGTAGTGTAATGGACAACATAATAACTAATCTAGAGAAAAGTAGTATAATAAAGGATTACGAATTCTTAGATCCAATATATAAGGAGGCAAGCAAAAAATTAAACTGAGTATGAAAATCACTTCTCATAAACCTCTAAAGAAGTCAGTATACTGCACGTAGTATGTGCTTAAAGTGAATATATAACGGAATGAATTTTCCTAATAAAGCTTTATGGTGGTAAAAACGTAAGTGTGTGAAGATACTGTAGTTATTAAGGTTAAGACGTTAAGGAGGAGTAAACAAAACCAGAGCTTTAAAAAGTAACTTGTCTATAACGTTAAGTGGCTGACCTCCTCCTACTAAAAGGCTAAGTTTGCCGTTCTTT includes:
- a CDS encoding ATP-binding protein, which gives rise to MTKNVKNKRGVIVYNFWGRICILGVKLLFDERPKTRRQELFDRDIEIEEIKSSINRPLLVISGIRRIGKTSTLLVALNELGRDYVLIDCRKLKENYGRQDLYNLFSSSFSTIIDKIKDLLSRVRGVSILGNSIEFRWKGRNSVSLADLFDHLNEKKLIIAIDESQKLRGPLSNEVREAIAHAYDYDRNLTFILTGSEIGLLYDFLGIEDRESPLYGRYYYSINLDRFRRGKAIEFLRKGFDEISMKVNDEIIEKLVEFFDGIPGWLTFGANRFLEGRKIEEVRDIAINVALNELENLIGAKRRVSEIAGRRYKNTLKCLALGENSWSKLLNCLQRAEGSTISSSVMDNIITNLEKSSIIKDYEFLDPIYKEASKKLN